In one window of Bacillota bacterium DNA:
- a CDS encoding DNA methyltransferase: protein MAALPDINTILSKLEKISPREEQAQHYGGQEIHYFVNEFWTSRQRQSSSIHEISYRACFKPQLPRFFIELLSGAGDLIYDPFAGRGTTIIEAALMGRRIIANDINPLSKILSEPRLRIPSLQDVSLRLKNISNKNNITNDFDLSMFYHPKTEEEILSLRYYLHEKNKLDKEDEIDRWIRMVATNRLTGHSKGFFSVYTMPPNQAVSIAQQKKINLRLNQIPEYRNVNEIILKKTIQLLRTLKEEDIAALRKASRSALFLEEDASKTDDIVSASVNLTVTSPPFLNIVQYSKDNWLRCWFNHIDPAALVQNMTMAATLDEWSKKMESVFEELFRITKDQGWVAFEVGEVRGGKIKLEETIIPLGINRGFTCAGVIINRQQFTKTSNIWGIKNNRAGTNSNRIVLFQKK from the coding sequence GTGGCTGCCTTGCCAGATATCAATACCATCCTCAGCAAGCTGGAAAAAATCAGTCCCCGGGAAGAGCAAGCTCAACACTATGGCGGACAAGAAATACACTACTTTGTTAATGAATTTTGGACTTCGCGCCAGCGTCAGTCATCTTCAATACATGAAATATCTTACCGAGCCTGCTTTAAACCACAGCTGCCCCGTTTTTTTATTGAATTGCTCTCCGGGGCAGGTGACCTGATCTATGACCCGTTTGCCGGAAGGGGGACAACCATTATCGAGGCTGCCCTGATGGGCCGCAGAATAATTGCCAATGATATCAATCCTTTAAGTAAAATACTATCCGAACCAAGGTTGCGAATACCTTCACTGCAGGATGTAAGCCTGCGCTTAAAAAACATTTCCAACAAAAATAACATAACTAACGATTTTGATCTATCCATGTTCTATCATCCCAAAACCGAAGAAGAGATCCTCAGTTTGAGATATTACCTTCATGAAAAAAACAAGCTGGATAAAGAAGATGAAATTGATCGCTGGATAAGAATGGTCGCGACAAACCGGTTAACAGGTCATTCAAAAGGATTTTTTTCAGTTTATACGATGCCGCCTAATCAGGCAGTGTCGATTGCCCAACAAAAAAAGATAAATCTGAGGTTAAACCAGATACCGGAGTATAGAAATGTAAACGAAATAATATTGAAAAAAACTATCCAACTGCTCAGGACCCTAAAAGAAGAAGATATTGCAGCCCTGAGGAAAGCTTCAAGAAGCGCTCTTTTCCTTGAAGAAGACGCTTCAAAAACAGATGATATTGTTTCAGCAAGCGTTAACCTGACGGTAACCTCACCCCCATTCTTAAATATTGTCCAATACTCTAAAGATAACTGGCTTCGCTGCTGGTTTAACCATATCGATCCTGCTGCTCTGGTGCAGAATATGACCATGGCTGCAACTCTTGATGAGTGGAGCAAGAAAATGGAATCGGTGTTTGAAGAGTTATTTAGAATTACCAAAGATCAGGGTTGGGTTGCTTTTGAAGTTGGAGAGGTGCGGGGTGGAAAAATAAAACTTGAAGAAACTATCATTCCACTTGGTATAAATAGAGGCTTTACCTGCGCAGGAGTGATCATTAACAGGCAGCAATTTACAAAAACATCAAACATCTGGGGCATAAAAAACAACCGGGCTGGAACAAACAGCAACCGGATAGTCCTCTTTCAAAAAAAATAA
- a CDS encoding MFS transporter, with protein sequence MKAPGKAEPLPFFRQLIYASGSAGFTMLERMILLYMPFYYLPPKEYALQNLIPDRTYWGIITVLGTTLLAGRILDGLADPVVASLSDNSRSRLGRRKIFLLAGGLPLTLSAVLVFLPPRGGYESIVNGLWLGLVMAAFYVAFTIYVNPFLALLPELGHNNSLRINLSTMIAFFGLIGILLITVIFPWIVNHMQTTGIDLRSAYRYTVSGFSLLALLFLYLATLGFSEAKHSQSAETPNIGAWLSLRRTFSVKPFRTFLTGEVFLQFAMNTVTLGLIYYAVVLFQKDQGFMVILAGLATGGALICFPLVNISAKKYGKKRIITFGVFCLSVCGFSLFLLSFNMQGVNYYLSLFMFALAGFPLAVLSILINPTIADLARADYRKTGESREAMFFGARAIPLKLTIALAGVVFAFLLSAYGKDIAHPLGVRLSMLAIAVSSACSYLFFSRYPEKEIMNILEEEIVDPDELT encoded by the coding sequence ATGAAAGCACCAGGTAAGGCAGAACCCCTGCCATTCTTTCGCCAATTGATTTACGCCTCCGGCAGCGCAGGTTTCACCATGCTCGAGCGCATGATCTTACTTTACATGCCTTTTTATTATCTGCCGCCAAAAGAATATGCTCTTCAAAATCTTATTCCCGATCGTACTTACTGGGGGATTATCACGGTTTTAGGGACAACTCTTCTGGCTGGCCGTATCCTTGATGGACTGGCCGATCCGGTTGTTGCATCTTTAAGCGATAATAGCCGTTCCCGGTTGGGGCGAAGAAAGATTTTTTTGCTTGCCGGAGGACTTCCTCTAACGCTTTCTGCTGTACTTGTATTTCTTCCTCCCCGTGGTGGCTATGAGTCAATAGTAAACGGCCTCTGGTTGGGATTGGTGATGGCCGCGTTTTATGTTGCTTTTACCATCTATGTTAATCCCTTTTTAGCTCTCCTTCCTGAACTGGGTCATAATAATTCACTGCGAATTAACCTGTCGACGATGATAGCATTTTTTGGTTTAATCGGTATTCTACTGATTACGGTCATTTTCCCATGGATTGTTAATCATATGCAGACAACAGGGATAGATCTGCGGTCGGCTTACCGGTATACGGTTTCAGGATTTTCTCTTTTGGCCCTACTGTTTTTATACCTCGCAACTTTAGGATTCAGTGAGGCAAAACACAGCCAATCGGCTGAAACTCCGAATATCGGAGCGTGGTTGTCATTGAGGAGGACATTTTCTGTAAAACCTTTTCGCACCTTTCTGACCGGTGAAGTTTTTTTACAGTTTGCCATGAATACAGTAACCCTGGGGCTTATTTATTACGCCGTTGTTCTTTTCCAAAAAGATCAGGGTTTTATGGTAATTCTTGCCGGATTGGCTACCGGCGGAGCATTAATCTGCTTCCCCCTGGTTAATATATCCGCCAAGAAGTACGGCAAAAAAAGGATAATAACCTTTGGAGTTTTTTGCTTGAGTGTTTGTGGATTTAGCCTTTTTTTATTAAGTTTTAACATGCAGGGAGTTAATTATTATTTAAGCCTTTTTATGTTTGCTCTTGCCGGGTTTCCACTGGCTGTACTTTCAATTTTGATCAACCCGACTATTGCCGATCTTGCCCGGGCTGATTATCGTAAAACAGGAGAAAGCCGGGAAGCTATGTTCTTTGGAGCACGGGCTATACCCTTGAAGCTGACCATTGCACTGGCAGGCGTGGTTTTCGCATTTTTACTTTCGGCATACGGAAAAGATATTGCTCATCCGCTTGGTGTCCGGTTGAGTATGCTTGCCATAGCAGTATCATCAGCTTGCAGCTACCTGTTTTTCAGCAGATATCCGGAAAAAGAAATAATGAATATTCTTGAAGAAGAAATCGTTGATCCTGATGAATTGACGTAA
- a CDS encoding RING finger protein — protein MKENFCSICGEEFKPKDLSIRCRLCLRNYHARCWEKTGGCTTYGCPGNPELVDENCALNYVKCPGCGEEIFDFAVRCPFCRISLGEKDSLITKQPKKIYNFEQPIRKDPILAGLLNLIFPGAGYMYLGLFTKGLIWFLIAVAAWYFTRGLGLIAVYLWVMYDSSRLAVAINRDNTPPDKKTMQRR, from the coding sequence ATGAAAGAGAATTTTTGCAGTATCTGCGGCGAGGAGTTTAAACCGAAGGATTTATCTATCCGCTGTCGTTTGTGCCTGCGTAATTATCACGCCCGTTGTTGGGAAAAAACGGGTGGTTGTACTACTTATGGATGCCCGGGAAATCCGGAGCTTGTAGATGAAAATTGTGCGCTTAACTATGTAAAATGTCCCGGGTGTGGGGAAGAAATTTTTGATTTCGCTGTCAGGTGTCCTTTCTGTCGTATTTCGCTCGGTGAAAAGGATTCATTGATCACAAAACAGCCAAAAAAAATTTACAATTTTGAACAACCTATCCGCAAGGATCCTATCCTTGCCGGACTGCTTAATCTGATTTTTCCTGGTGCCGGTTATATGTACCTCGGACTCTTCACAAAGGGGCTTATCTGGTTTTTGATCGCGGTTGCTGCCTGGTATTTTACTCGCGGCCTGGGGCTAATTGCCGTATACCTATGGGTAATGTATGACTCAAGTCGACTGGCGGTCGCGATAAACCGTGACAACACGCCACCTGACAAAAAAACGATGCAGCGTCGATGA
- a CDS encoding HutP family protein, translated as MILESRDVAQAAISIAMTISRESEADLKQKHLAEGIQSLAVDYGGEFLSSLQKVVERAVVASKREGIIDDSSHSDGAVAGATREALVQIMPKALGLNVGGKVGIARGGTHIAVAIFFGIGLLHRNDVAIGLGHRVV; from the coding sequence ATTATATTGGAAAGCAGAGACGTGGCTCAAGCTGCAATAAGCATAGCGATGACGATAAGCAGGGAATCGGAAGCTGATTTAAAGCAAAAACATTTAGCCGAAGGAATCCAGTCCCTGGCTGTAGATTATGGGGGAGAGTTTTTAAGTTCCCTCCAAAAAGTTGTCGAAAGAGCTGTTGTTGCTTCAAAACGTGAAGGGATTATTGATGATTCGAGCCATTCCGACGGTGCAGTTGCAGGAGCTACCCGTGAAGCGCTGGTTCAGATCATGCCCAAAGCACTGGGATTAAATGTAGGAGGAAAGGTTGGAATCGCCCGGGGTGGTACTCACATTGCAGTGGCCATTTTCTTCGGCATAGGCCTTCTGCATCGAAATGATGTAGCCATCGGGCTGGGTCACCGCGTAGTTTAG
- a CDS encoding DUF4349 domain-containing protein — translation MNKKRIFLKIAVALLTVLLGLIITSCGAVNYLDRGDSSAGQAYDTVYLEEYGMSVPAAEAPEFEVRRPDGGVGDSSLRYVIRNGSIDLAVRNTRDTIQTIRGIVSEVDGIISNSYVYEIREGQYGANLTLRIPAQTFDAVMPQIENLGRATNVQTGQEDVTMHYIDLESRLKNQIAQEERLVEILEMAETVEEVLEVERELFRVRGEIESMTAQFTYLQDQVTYATINVNLREEAIPTENISPGAFENFGRRISQAFISSINFILHSISSIIIAVITILPILILLGLVVLLIVLLIRKLSKRKPDVPDRTEE, via the coding sequence ATGAATAAGAAGAGAATCTTTTTAAAGATCGCAGTGGCTCTGTTAACAGTTTTGTTGGGATTGATTATTACATCCTGTGGAGCTGTAAATTATCTTGACCGTGGAGACTCTTCTGCAGGCCAGGCTTACGACACAGTATATCTCGAAGAGTATGGGATGTCAGTGCCTGCAGCAGAAGCACCGGAGTTTGAAGTAAGAAGGCCTGATGGGGGAGTCGGCGACAGTTCTCTGCGGTATGTTATACGTAACGGCTCAATCGATCTTGCTGTTCGGAATACCAGGGATACAATCCAGACTATCCGGGGTATCGTGAGTGAGGTTGATGGAATTATCAGCAATTCTTATGTATATGAAATCAGGGAGGGGCAATATGGAGCAAACCTGACTCTTCGTATACCTGCCCAAACCTTCGATGCCGTTATGCCACAGATAGAAAACCTGGGAAGAGCTACCAATGTTCAAACCGGCCAGGAAGATGTGACAATGCACTATATAGACCTGGAATCACGGTTAAAAAATCAGATAGCTCAGGAAGAACGCCTGGTCGAGATACTCGAGATGGCTGAGACAGTTGAAGAGGTTCTGGAAGTTGAGCGTGAGCTGTTCAGGGTCAGAGGAGAAATAGAATCAATGACCGCCCAGTTTACCTACCTGCAAGACCAGGTAACATACGCAACCATTAACGTTAATCTGAGAGAAGAAGCAATCCCAACTGAGAATATTTCCCCGGGAGCTTTTGAAAATTTCGGCAGACGTATTTCGCAGGCATTTATCAGCAGCATTAATTTCATTCTTCATAGTATTTCATCCATCATAATCGCTGTTATAACTATATTGCCAATCCTTATCCTTTTAGGCTTAGTAGTGCTTTTAATTGTCCTTCTGATTCGGAAACTGTCCAAACGTAAGCCAGATGTACCGGATAGAACTGAAGAGTAA
- a CDS encoding MarR family transcriptional regulator, whose amino-acid sequence MHNRYTVDEITDTQFIVLRALRKNPCNTSFLAHMLGVTLSAVTALINRLFKMGLVNRERQEKDRRQVWISITPKGLKVLNEVEEQRNLLLALYLSKVPEDERKQLLILLKKAIKLFEREDILEEDITK is encoded by the coding sequence TTGCATAATCGCTACACTGTTGACGAGATCACCGATACACAGTTTATCGTTCTGCGGGCTCTTCGCAAAAATCCTTGTAATACTTCATTTTTGGCTCACATGCTTGGAGTAACTTTAAGCGCGGTTACAGCGTTAATAAACAGGCTATTCAAAATGGGTCTGGTAAACAGGGAGCGTCAGGAAAAAGATCGCCGGCAGGTATGGATTTCAATTACTCCCAAGGGTTTAAAAGTTTTAAACGAAGTGGAAGAACAACGAAACCTGCTGCTTGCACTTTATCTCTCCAAAGTTCCGGAAGATGAACGGAAGCAGTTGTTGATATTGCTGAAGAAGGCAATCAAATTATTTGAACGTGAAGATATACTGGAAGAAGATATCACAAAGTAA
- the lnt gene encoding apolipoprotein N-acyltransferase: protein MASKDNTHTYIYLNLLLPLFSGAILIFAFPPFEQGYLSWFVLAPLIFSILLSRPGQAFLAGIIFAIPINLYLNLYLSHVLFPYLPFTLALAAMFLLVLYISLFSGLFAYLSNMMTKHVRPLFAVYAIPAIWVIVEYLRSIGFLAYNVGYLGYSQWNYPYMLNLASTYGYWGLPFTIVSFQTIIIFLALGKLEKKDFVLALAVLLLFIGCGFLIPSIQAIDDELPSIRTALIQGNSSPDEIISLGKERIREHYLEMTREALEEDPGVKLVVWPETVVDLDFRRNKTHQPEMLQVAEELGIAILYGARVVEGDNLYNSILLLRDNQLEIPVYNKQRLVPFVEYFPFEEILNNILNLQLLLGRYTAGEEIVIFEINDSPLAGVICFESYFGDHSRLFSFSGGRHLFVLTNDAWFGRSIGLELHAQAAAIRAAEMGIGVTQVANSGITISYDHKGNELFRSGKDQAGVFITDIEFTRRPTVYSRYGDYFPLILFFYLLTGLLYNLHQKLKK, encoded by the coding sequence ATGGCATCAAAGGATAACACCCACACATATATATACCTAAACCTGCTGCTTCCTCTCTTTTCGGGCGCTATTCTGATATTTGCCTTCCCGCCCTTCGAGCAGGGTTATTTAAGCTGGTTTGTCCTGGCTCCATTGATTTTTTCAATTCTCTTATCCAGGCCCGGACAAGCATTCCTGGCAGGAATTATATTCGCTATACCAATAAATCTATATCTGAATCTGTACCTGAGCCACGTATTATTTCCTTATCTGCCTTTTACTCTGGCCCTTGCAGCAATGTTTCTCCTTGTTCTCTATATCAGCTTATTCAGCGGCCTGTTCGCTTATCTTTCCAACATGATGACAAAGCATGTCAGGCCGCTGTTTGCCGTCTATGCTATACCGGCTATTTGGGTCATTGTAGAGTACCTGCGTTCAATTGGATTTTTAGCTTACAATGTAGGATATCTTGGCTATTCTCAATGGAATTATCCTTACATGCTTAACCTTGCTTCGACCTACGGATATTGGGGATTGCCTTTTACAATCGTCTCTTTTCAAACAATCATTATCTTTCTTGCTCTGGGCAAATTAGAAAAAAAAGATTTTGTCCTTGCTCTGGCAGTCCTGCTTCTGTTTATCGGATGCGGTTTCCTGATACCCTCCATTCAAGCAATAGACGATGAATTACCCTCCATACGAACAGCCTTGATCCAGGGTAATAGTTCACCAGACGAGATTATATCACTGGGTAAGGAAAGAATAAGAGAGCATTACCTTGAGATGACCAGGGAAGCCCTGGAAGAAGATCCCGGGGTTAAACTTGTAGTCTGGCCGGAAACAGTAGTAGATCTTGATTTTCGAAGGAACAAAACCCATCAACCTGAAATGCTTCAAGTAGCAGAAGAACTCGGAATAGCTATTTTGTATGGTGCAAGAGTTGTAGAAGGGGATAACCTTTACAACTCTATACTATTGCTCCGAGATAATCAGTTGGAGATACCAGTATATAATAAACAAAGGCTAGTGCCCTTTGTCGAGTATTTTCCCTTTGAAGAGATTCTAAACAACATCCTAAACCTGCAGCTGCTTCTGGGCCGGTATACAGCAGGAGAGGAAATAGTCATCTTTGAAATAAATGACTCGCCACTGGCCGGGGTCATCTGTTTCGAATCATACTTTGGAGATCATTCGCGTCTTTTTTCTTTTTCCGGAGGCAGGCACCTCTTTGTATTAACCAACGATGCCTGGTTTGGCAGATCAATAGGCCTAGAATTGCACGCCCAGGCGGCGGCTATACGGGCAGCAGAAATGGGGATTGGAGTAACCCAGGTCGCCAACAGCGGCATTACGATATCTTATGATCATAAGGGGAATGAACTTTTCCGCTCAGGGAAAGATCAGGCAGGCGTATTTATTACAGACATTGAATTTACCAGGCGCCCGACTGTATACTCCCGATATGGCGACTATTTCCCATTAATACTCTTTTTCTATCTGCTTACCGGCCTCTTGTACAACTTGCATCAGAAATTGAAAAAATAG
- a CDS encoding coenzyme F420-0:L-glutamate ligase has translation MSTLPDYLGPMAFGLKMGVILPGMDIVEKVYERLISCYKDGLLENGDVICITESVVARAQNNYITIDDIAREIREVLQLSDDSRIAVVYPIASRNRFSMILKGIARAVSRGEVIVQFSYPADEVGNQIISAEYLSSFEKEHFHHEDFGTKIFKHPVTGVDYINLYRQIIEEEGAKASVILSNDPLYALEFEPHGIIAADIHSRNKTLKTITDWFENCITLDQVCNEGEACSEWGLLGSNMSAGERLKLAPRDGRKIVNKLQTLIKEKMDLEVEVMIYGDGAYLDPSSGIYELADPKAAFAATDGLDCFREGLKYKYLADHCYHEEQRSADEIESILSSNIGRKLPEDSLEKEGTTPRRMEDVLASLADLVSGSADAGTPVVVIKGFLK, from the coding sequence ATGAGTACACTGCCTGATTACTTGGGCCCCATGGCGTTCGGACTGAAAATGGGGGTTATACTTCCGGGAATGGATATTGTAGAAAAAGTGTATGAACGGCTAATAAGTTGTTATAAAGATGGACTTCTTGAAAATGGAGATGTAATTTGCATCACTGAATCTGTTGTAGCCCGGGCTCAGAATAACTATATAACCATAGATGATATTGCCCGGGAAATAAGAGAGGTATTGCAGCTCTCGGATGACAGCAGGATAGCTGTAGTTTATCCTATCGCCAGTCGAAACCGGTTCTCGATGATCCTTAAAGGGATTGCCAGAGCGGTTAGCCGGGGAGAAGTAATTGTTCAGTTTTCATATCCCGCGGATGAAGTAGGTAACCAGATAATTTCAGCCGAATATCTTAGCAGTTTTGAGAAAGAACACTTCCATCATGAAGATTTTGGAACTAAAATATTCAAACATCCTGTAACGGGGGTTGATTATATAAACCTGTATCGACAAATCATCGAAGAGGAAGGAGCGAAAGCTTCAGTTATCCTTTCTAATGATCCACTTTATGCTCTTGAATTTGAACCACACGGCATTATTGCTGCCGATATACACAGCAGAAACAAGACTCTGAAAACAATAACCGACTGGTTTGAAAACTGCATTACATTGGACCAGGTATGCAACGAAGGAGAGGCCTGTTCGGAATGGGGCTTGCTCGGCAGCAATATGTCCGCAGGAGAACGCCTAAAACTGGCACCTCGTGATGGCCGAAAAATTGTTAACAAGCTCCAAACGCTGATTAAAGAAAAGATGGATCTTGAAGTTGAGGTTATGATCTACGGGGACGGCGCTTATCTTGATCCAAGCAGTGGAATTTATGAACTTGCCGATCCTAAAGCAGCCTTTGCTGCAACCGATGGACTTGATTGTTTCAGGGAAGGTTTAAAATATAAATACCTGGCAGATCATTGTTACCATGAAGAACAGAGATCTGCCGACGAGATAGAGAGCATTCTAAGCAGCAATATAGGCCGCAAACTACCTGAGGACAGCCTTGAGAAAGAAGGCACAACGCCCAGGAGAATGGAAGATGTTCTGGCAAGCCTGGCTGATCTGGTGAGCGGTTCAGCAGATGCGGGAACACCTGTTGTCGTTATCAAGGGTTTTTTAAAATAG